In the genome of Aspergillus luchuensis IFO 4308 DNA, chromosome 2, nearly complete sequence, one region contains:
- a CDS encoding ATP-dependent 3'-5' DNA helicase (BUSCO:EOG09260DXP;~COG:A;~EggNog:ENOG410PFZG;~InterPro:IPR018973,IPR027417,IPR001650,IPR014001, IPR011545;~PFAM:PF00270,PF00271,PF09369;~TransMembrane:1 (o941-958i);~go_function: GO:0003676 - nucleic acid binding [Evidence IEA];~go_function: GO:0005524 - ATP binding [Evidence IEA]): MAGSKAQADNADTSSGRKRAQDEPEPEQDVPERADPVSNSASTDPAPKKRQRRKPPSKSPAETPETEDSTGASSNAEKPSKGKRKPAQPKRTPSAPWPEPFKSLSRTHRALNLVYTFCCTRKHFATTFDNIRNAVQAQMQGQELTVEDVARVKVLVPRAVRFEYVDEAKLEVMTTGEREGTQLGYGRDALGDAGMPTTKTLLFELLDGDLKRQVRHPQTGEPTKPVRRMKNEDLKMPVYSQKQMLDLIEKRNKKFTDAIDAFLVQCEDEAVDPVEKLETEKHSWIPQPPHDDTPITAPSTLPQQIPKERKSMSEIVEEIRQMDWYTAQIVPEGHRVFDPQPAIYGDLTFPLSQNLVNALYNTKNITQFYSHQAEAINHLHAGHHVIVSTSTSSGKSLIYQVPMLHELEHNPSTRGLYIFPTKALAQDQRRSMQELLQFIDGLQGTLVETFDGDTPMSNRNLIRDEARIIFTNPDMLHITILPQEAAWRSFLQNLKFVVVDELHVYNGLFGTHVAFIMRRLRRICAAVGNHSVQFISCSATVANPSQHMHAIFGVDPQSIHLIDSDGSPSGRKEFLCWNTPYKDPNDPSSGRADSVSETARLFSQLILRGARVIAFCRIRKLCEVLLQAVRTELAALDRPEIANMVMGYRGGYSPQDRRNIEKDMFEGRLLGIVATNALELGVDIGSLDAVITLGFPYSISNLRQQSGRAGRRNKDSLSILVGDRYATDQHYMRNPDELFTKPNTELQIDLSNDLILEAHLQCAAYEKPLSPAIDEVYFGPQLHTLLESRLLQDKYIPSLYHTHPRFLPNPSRSIAIRDTEDQHFAVIDTTNARNAVLEEVEASRAFFTIYEGGIFLHQGQTYLVHELNTSMYFARVSRVHVDYTTQQRDYTDIDPIETENIRLLSTPTPSHTTPSSSNSTPTPQPTNTNTNTNTNTTVTVSKAYFGSILIHAVVYGFFKIDKRGRILDAVPVDNNPPIDIHTKGMWIDIPPLALEILSSRNLNIAAAIHAAEHAILSLLPTFVVSSPGDVRTECKVAKKELGRKLQMAVQDAKGSGGMDKQKLQKILHPPARQRPARLTFYDAKGGACGSGIAAKAFEFVDVLLERAVRRIEACGCVMPQGCLECCCDERCKEMNEVMSKAGAGVVLRCLLGWEVDVDALPWGEEMGVADNIGELRGGLETVVPAVEVPGRIGLARGQAGSGS; this comes from the coding sequence ATGGCCGGTTCGAAAGCACAAGCGGACAATGCAGATACCTCATCGGGCCGGAAACGAGCCCAAGatgagccagagccagagcaaGATGTCCCCGAGCGTGCCGACCCCGTATCCAACAGCGCGTCGACAGACCCAGCGCCAAAGAAAAGGCAACGTCGCAAGCCCCCTTCGAAGTCACCAGCAGAGACGCCGGAGACAGAAGACAGCACAGGTGCCAGCTCAAATGCAGAGAAGCCTTCCAAAGGCAAACGCAAACCCGCTCAACCAAAGCGAACTCCGTCCGCCCCATGGCCGGAGCCATTCAAGAGCCTCTCCCGGACACACCGCGCCCTAAACCTCGTGTACACCTTCTGCTGCACGCGAAAGCACTTTGCCACCACTTTCGACAACATCAGGAATGCGGTTCAGGCGCAAATGCAAGGTCAGGAGCtgacggtggaggatgttgcGCGGGTGAAAGTTCTCGTGCCGCGCGCGGTGCGCTTCGAGTATGTCGATGAGGCCAAGCTGGAGGTCATGACGACTGGAGAACGCGAAGGGACACAACTAGGCTATGGAAGGGATGCACTCGGTGATGCGGGAATGCCGACGACAAAGACACTTCTCTTCGAGCTGCTGGACGGAGATCTGAAGAGACAAGTGAGGCATCCGCAGACCGGGGAGCCAACCAAGCCCGTGCGGCGCATGAAAAATGAGGATCTGAAGATGCCGGTGTACAGCCAGAAGCAAATGCTAGACTTGATCGAGAAGCGAAACAAGAAATTCACCGATGCAATTGACGCCTTTCTCGTCCAGTGCGAAGACGAAGCCGTCGACCCAGTCGAGAAACTGGAGACGGAAAAGCACTCCTGGATTCCTCAACCGCCGCATGACGATACCCCCATCACTGCACCCTCCACTCTCCCACAGCAAATCCCCAAAGAACGCAAATCCATGTCAGAGATCGTGGAAGAGATTCGTCAAATGGACTGGTACACAGCACAAATCGTCCCCGAAGGCCACCGAGTCTTCGACCCCCAGCCCGCCATTTACGGCGACCTCACCTTTCCACTCTCCCAGAACCTCGTCAACGCCCTATACAACACCAAGAACATCACTCAATTCTACTCCCACCAAGCCGAAGCTATCAACCACCTCCACGCCGGCCACCACGTCATCgtatccacctccaccagctccgGCAAATCCCTCATCTACCAAGTCCCCATGCTACACGAACTCGAAcacaacccctccacccGCGGCCTATACATCTTCCCAACCAAAGCCCTAGCCCAAGACCAACGCCGCAGCATGCAAGAACTTCTCCAATTCATAGACGGGCTCCAGGGCACCCTCGTCGAGACCTTCGACGGCGACACACCCATGTCCAACCGCAACCTCATCCGCGACGAAGCCcgcatcatcttcactaACCCGGATATGCTccacatcaccatcctcccccaAGAAGCCGCCTGGCGGTCCTTCCTCCAGAACCTCAaattcgtcgtcgtcgacgAACTCCACGTCTACAACGGCCTCTTCGGCACCCACGTCGCCTTCATCATGCGTCGTCTCCGCCGCATCTGCGCCGCCGTCGGCAACCACTCAGTCCAATTCATCTCCTGCTCTGCCACCGTCGCCAACCCTTCCCAACACATGCACGCCATCTTCGGCGTCGACCcccaatccatccacctcatcGACTCCGACGGCTCCCCCTCCGGCCGCAAGGAATTCCTCTGCTGGAACACCCCCTACAAAGACCCCAACGACCCCTCCTCCGGCCGCGCCGACAGCGTATCCGAAACAGCCCGTCTCTTCTCCCAACTTATCCTCCGCGGCGCCCGTGTCATCGCCTTCTGCCGCATCCGCAAGCTCTGCGAAGTCCTCCTCCAAGCCGTGCGCACCGAACTCGCCGCCCTCGACCGTCCCGAAATCGCCAACATGGTCATGGGCTACCGCGGCGGCTACAGCCCACAAGACCGCCGCAATATCGAAAAGGACATGTTCGAGGGCCGTCTCCTCGGCATCGTAGCCACCAATGCCCTCGAACTAGGCGTCGACATCGGCTCCCTCGACGCAGTCATCACCCTAGGCTTCCCCtactccatctccaacctcCGCCAACAAAGCGGCCGCGCCGGCCGCCGGAACAAGGACTCACTCTCCATCCTAGTCGGGGACCGCTACGCCACAGACCAGCATTACATGCGCAATCCCGACGAACTGTTCACGAAACCAAACACCGAGCTGCAAATCGACCTGTCGAACGACCTCATCCTCGAAGCGCATCTCCAATGCGCCGCTTACGAAAAACCCCTCTCCCCTGCTATCGACGAAGTATACTTCGGTCCTCAACTCCACACCCTCCTCGAAtcccgcctcctccaagataaatatatcccCTCCCTCTACCACACCCACCCGCGCTTCCTTCCCAACCCGTCCCGCTCCATCGCCATCCGCGATACCGAGGACCAGCACTTCGCCGTCATAGACACGACGAACGCCCGCAACGCCGTCCTcgaagaagtcgaagccTCCcgcgccttcttcaccatctaCGAGGGGGgtatcttcctccaccagggGCAGACGTATCTCGTGCACGAACTCAACACATCGATGTACTTCGCCCGCGTCTCGCGCGTCCATGTGGATTATACCACCCAGCAACGCGATTACACCGATATCGACCCCATCGAGACGGAGAATATCCGTCTTCTCTCTACACCTACACCCTCACACACTacaccttcatcttcaaacTCAACGCCCACTCCACAACCCACTAataccaacaccaacacaaACACAAATACAACAGTAACAGTAAGTAAAGCCTACTTCGGCTCGATCCTCATCCACGCCGTAGTCTACGGGTTCTTCAAAATCGACAAACGAGGACGCATCCTCGACGCCGTACCCGTGGACAACAACCCCCCGATCGACATCCACACGAAAGGAATGTGGATCGACATCCCGCCCCTCGCATTAGAAATCCTCTCATCAAGAAACCTCAACATCGCAGCGGCGATACACGCAGCCGAGCACGCCATCCTGTCGCTATTACCTACTTTCGTGGTCTCTTCGCCGGGGGACGTGCGGACGGAATGTAAGGTTGCGAAGAAGGAGTTGGGGAGGAAGTTACAGATGGCTGTACAGGATGCAAAAGGGTCAGGTGGGATGGATAAGCAGAAGTTGCAGAAGATTTTGCATCCGCCTGCGAGACAGAGGCCCGCAAGATTGACGTTTTATGATGCGAAGGGGGGAGCGTGTGGGTCGGGGATTGCGGCGAAGGCGTTTGAGTTTGTGGATGTGTTGTTGGAACGGGCTGTGAGGCGGATTGAGGCGTGTGGGTGTGTGATGCCGCAGGGGTGTTTGGAGTGTTGTTGTGATGAGAGGTGTAAGGAGATGAATGAGGTGATGAGTAAGGCTGGGGCGGGGGTGGTATTGAGGTGTTTGCTGGggtgggaggtggatgtggatgcgtTGCcgtggggggaggagatgggggtTGCGGATAATATTGGGGAGTTGAGGGGGGGATTGGAGACGGTGGTGCCTGCTGTTGAGGTGCCGGGGAGAATTGGATTAGCTAGAGGTCaggctggttctggttcttaG
- a CDS encoding glycoside hydrolase family 76 protein (CAZy:GH76;~COG:U;~EggNog:ENOG410PYVP;~InterPro:IPR014480,IPR008928,IPR005198;~PFAM:PF03663;~SECRETED:SignalP(1-21);~TransMembrane:1 (n6-14c21/22o438-459i);~go_function: GO:0008496 - mannan endo-1,6-alpha-mannosidase activity [Evidence IEA];~go_process: GO:0005975 - carbohydrate metabolic process [Evidence IEA];~go_process: GO:0016052 - carbohydrate catabolic process [Evidence IEA]): MRSHHLTASLLLLLHSQRAYSDLGIQVNDADSLTKAGSTIADPLMVFYKQNQTEGIPGKLTDTWYIAGAMFMTLIQFWQASGVDTYNSVVQHDLMFQAGENYDYFSSNYSQWLGNDDQMFWGLAAITASETGFPEVSGKPSWTSLARAVFNMQVNRWDDTTCDGGMRWQIWPYQAGYTMKNAISNGGLFELSARLARFTKNDTYAEWAEKIFDWSETTPLLNTNATIWNVADSTSNEANCKDIGNNQWTYNYGTYLSGAAFMYNYTNGSTKWEERVNNLLTSITTKFFPQDYSDGTVLSEVTCEPILSCDRNQLGFKGYVAMWLAFTALLVPSTHDIILPKLQGSAAAISKQCSGTGDGLENLCGVRWHQDTWDGSMGLEVQMSALGGVTGALMMLGDGMSGPQTIDENPDAAEHHIDTSEDEKDPTAKEKIETGDRAGAWILTVLLAGLMLGAVGWLVKSQ; this comes from the exons ATGCGCAGTCACCACTTAACCGCCTCTTTGCTGCTCCTGTTACACAGTCAACGGGCCTACTCCGATCTGGGTATACAAGTCAACGATGCCG ACTCCCTCACAAAGGCCGGCTCCACCATCGCCGACCCCTTGATGGTCTTCTACAAACAGAACCAAACCGAAGGCATCCCCGGCAAGCTCACCGACACTTGGTACATCGCGGGGGCCATGTTCATGACCCTGATCCAATTCTGGCAGGCCTCGGGCGTCGACACCTACAACTCCGTCGTGCAGCATGACCTGATGTTCCAAGCGGGAGAAAACTACGACTATTTCTCCTCCAACTACAGTCAATGGCTG GGCAACGACGACCAAATGTTCTGGGGCCTCGCCGCCATCACCGCCTCCGAAACAGGCTTCCCCGAAGTCTCCGGCAAACCCTCATGGACGTCTCTCGCGCGCGCCGTCTTCAACATGCAAGTCAACCGCTGGGACGACACCACCTGCGATGGCGGCATGCGCTGGCAGATCTGGCCCTACCAGGCCGGATACACGATGAAGAACGCCATCTCGAACGGGGGCCTCTTTGAGCTGTCTGCCCGACTCGCCCGATTCACCAAGAACGATACGTATGCCGAatgggcggagaagatcttcGACTGGTCGGAGACAACACCGCTCCTGAACACGAATGCCACGATCTGGAACGTGGCAGATAGTACCTCCAACGAAGCCAACTGCAAGGACATCGGGAATAACCAGTGGACGTATAACTACGGGACGTATCTATCTGGTGCGGCGTTCATGTATAACTAC ACGAACGGCTCCACCAAATGGGAAGAACGAGTAAacaacctcctcacctccatcaCAACCAAATTCTTCCCCCAAGACTATTCCGACGGCACCGTCCTCTCGGAAGTAACCTGCGAACCCATCCTATCTTGCGACCGCAACCAGCTCGGCTTCAAGGGGTACGTGGCAATGTGGCTCGCATTCACGGCCCTCCTCGTCCCGTCTACACAcgacatcatcctccccaaacTGCAAGGCTCCGCGGCAGCCATCTCGAAACAGTGTTCAGGCACCGGCGACGGCCTGGAGAACCTGTGCGGCGTACGCTGGCACCAGGATACCTGGGACGGGAGCATGGGACTGGAAGTGCAGATGAGTGCGTTGGGCGGGGTGACGGGGgcgttgatgatgttgggggatgggatgtCGGGACCGCAGACAATCGATGAGAATCCCGATGCGGCGGAACATCATATTGATACgagtgaggatgagaaggatccgacggcgaaggagaagattgaGACGGGGGATAGAGCTGGCGCATGGATTTTGACGGTGCTGTTGGCGGGGTTGATGTTGGGTGCTGTGGGGTGGTTGGTTAAGTCGCAGTGA
- a CDS encoding uncharacterized protein (COG:U;~EggNog:ENOG410Q16E;~InterPro:IPR000156,IPR011993;~PFAM:PF00638;~go_process: GO:0046907 - intracellular transport [Evidence IEA]), with protein MAADPQRNGGVEVDETKRDVLERQAADDSQASDNDGGERPVRHKLKETSITSAPKTSTDGDANMTGNTQEGSSSRASSRGRKRSFDEDEPEKNEDDAGHRRKRSRDSNSEEENANADVDVEVPQPQKGDEVTRDIAVPKKKRSRDQLDKDESTVGASGEKAEQNAAEEASTEKSEVEGQPEKKRHTDDAREKESAPITSAFANTSSVSPFGAIGAKAKEEAKPAAATSSTAFAASSLAAFASSEQSPFGSLGSSTPSVFKSPASADSPQPAATGFASAAGTSGFAALGSGFSGFSGGFAAAKPAGGLTSFASPSAPSVLSGSKTSAFGAPEDEEEKEEDEEQAGDSGPGEFEQDKTDERFFERPIETGEENEKTYFSCKAKLFHFTNKEWRERGIGTFKVNVRVTDGVEDKKAARMIMRADGVLRVMLNTPIFKGMTVGDGQGKEPKSKQINLASLESGRSVPILLRTGSEDLAKELYRVVRDLQEYQ; from the exons atgGCTGCGGATCCTCAGCGGAatggtggggtggaag TAGACGAGACGAAGAGGGACGTGCTGGAGCGTCAAG CTGCAGACGACTCGCAAGCATCCGACAACGACGGCGGTGAGCGCCCCGTCCGCCACAAATTAAAAGAAACCTCGATCACCTCGGCACCCAAGACTTCGACGGACGGCGACGCCAACATGACCGGCAATACGCAGGAAGGAAGCTCCAGCAGGGCCAGCAGCAGGGGCAGGAAGCGATCattcgatgaggatgagccgGAGAAGAacgaagacgatgcaggCCACCGTCGCAAGCGGTCGCGCGACTCGAActccgaggaggagaatgcaAATGCCGATGTCGATGTGGAAGTCCCGCAGCCACAGAAGGGAGACGAAGTGACACGGGATATTGCGGttccgaagaagaagagaagcagggaTCAGTTGGATAAGGATGAATCGACAGTCGGTGCTTCGGGCGAGAAAGCGGAGCAGAatgctgcggaggaggccTCCACGGAAAAGTCTGAAGTCGAAGGACAgcccgagaagaagagacataCGGATGATGCGCGAGAGAAGGAATCG GCTCCTATTACCAGTGCGTTTGCGAATACATCGTCGGTTTCGCCATTTGGGGCAATCGGTGCGAAGGCcaaggaagaagcaaaaccCGCTGCCGCCACATCATCAACTGCCTTTGCTGCGTCAAGTCTGGCCGCGTTCGCCAGCTCGGAACAATCGCCCTTTGGCTCCCTCGGAAGCTCCACACCCTCTGTCTTCAAGTCGCCGGCATCGGCGGACTCTCCTCAGCCGGCTGCTACTGGATTTGCTTCTGCAGCCGGCACATCGGGATTCGCTGCGCTGGGGTCCGGTTTCTCTGGGTTCAGCGGTGGCTTTGCGGCAGCCAAGCCCGCCGGTGGACTTACGAGCTTTGCCTCCCCTAGTGCTCCCAGTGTTCTGAGCGGCTCCAAGACGTCTGCTTTCGGAGCAcccgaagacgaggaagaaaaggaggaagatgaagaacaaGCCGGTGACAGCGGCCCGGGGGAGTTCGAGCAAGACAAGACGGACGAGAGATTTTTCGAACGTCCGA TCGAGACGGGCGAGGAGAACGAGAAGACATACTTCTCATGTAAAGCCAAGCTTTTCCACTTCACGAACAAAGAGTGGAGAGAGCGTGGCATTGGGACCTTCAAGGTCAACGTCCGTGTCACGGACGGAGTAGAGGACAAGAAGGCAGCTCGCATGATCATGCGTGCAGACGGTGTGCTGCGCGTGATGCTGAATACGCCCATCTTCAAGGGAATGACAGTTGGTGATGGACAGGGCAAGGAGCCCAAGTCGAAGCAGATCAACCTAGCCAGTTTGGAAAGTGGCCGCTCTGTTCCGATCTTGCTCAGA ACCGGAAGCGAAGACCTCGCCAAAGAATTATACCGCGTTGTTCGCGACCTCCAGGAATACCAGTGA
- a CDS encoding Yip1 domain protein (COG:U;~EggNog:ENOG410PMU1;~InterPro:IPR006977;~PFAM:PF04893;~TransMembrane:5 (o170-188i195-218o224-245i257-279o285-303i);~go_component: GO:0016020 - membrane [Evidence IEA]), with protein MASVQPHYTHGDIRDDESILDDDVIEADDAIEADDPLHDTSDTAPLRGNIQPEASSSSARGGGRSNFSSNYLTSTIGGEDRRATQSTIDETVWETLSRDLRAVWEKMRQVLWPKYLIGGMLQRGGGGIGAAERGEATGFGGGLRNMVGRWPDADVVLQGGMSEGLRDWDLWGPLIFCLLLSMFLSMRAKDEQSSLVFSGVFSIVWIGEAVVTLQIKLLGGNISFFQSVCIIGYTLFPLVIASLLSAFGLPTIARIPVYLVLIAWSLAAGVSILGGSGVLRNRVGIAVYPLFVFYIAIGCLCFIS; from the exons ATGGCCAGCGTACAACCACACTACACCCACGGGGACATTCGCGACGATGAATCGATCCTCGACGACGACGTGATTGaagctgatgatg CCATCGAAGCCGACGACCCCCTCCATGACACCTCCGACACCGCCCCTCTCCGCGGAAACATCCAACCCGAAGCCTCGTCGAGCTCCGCCCGCGGCGGCGGCCGGAGTAACTTCTCCAGCAACTACCTGACGTCCACGATTGGCGGCGAGGACCGCCGCGCGACACAAAGCACCATCGACGAGACGGTATGGGAGACGCTGTCGCGCGACTTGCGGGCCGTCTGGGAGAAGATGCGCCAGGTGTTGTGGCCTAAGTACCTCATTGGGGGCATGTTGCAGCGCGGCGGGGGTGGTATTGGTGCTGCGGAGAGAGGTGAGGCTACGGGCTTTGGGGGTGGGCTGAGGAACATGGTAGGACGCTGGCCGGATGCCGATGTTGTGTTGCAGGGTGGGATGAGTGAGGGGTTGAGGGATTGGGATCTTTG GGGTCCCTTGATCTTCTGCCTCCTGCTGAGTATGTTCTTGTCAATGCGCGCCAAGGATGAGCAGTCGTCGCTGGTGTTCTCGGGCGTCTTCTCTATCGTGTGGATTGGAGAGGCGGTCGTGACGTTGCAGATTAAGTTGCTTGGTGGAAATAT CTCGTTCTTCCAGTCGGTTTGTATCATCGGATACACGCTCTTCCCTCTGGTTATTGCCTCTCTGCTCAGTGCCTTTGGCCTCCCGACTATTGCGCGCATACCGGTGTATCTTGTCCTGATTGCGTGGTCGCTGGCGGCGGGCGTGAGTATCCTGGGTGGATCGGGCGTGTTGCGCAACCGGGTCGGCATTGCGGTATACCCGCTGTTTGTGTTTTATATTGCGATCGGGTGTCTCTGCTTTATCAGTtag
- a CDS encoding pentatricopeptide repeat-containing protein (COG:S;~EggNog:ENOG410PGW5;~InterPro:IPR002885,IPR011990;~PFAM:PF13041;~go_function: GO:0005515 - protein binding [Evidence IEA]) — protein MLRCGNATALRSGSVAMKPLLRTQWLRTTPSRSIFHIAESGHRIGTPGRQFARIGSLQARRMHGAVAAEGSPASSSREETAPREKEEQEARETKPADSHGKRKSFEPSSTSDENEVLDKRTLLRRLVRREWVPQRYLVPRTVLNAELKWLRDPHALAERVRRCLADGHLALGLKLIQVAHQKRFKAIPAFNRLLEYLMREKEPELAFKAWNDMKKRGMELNSRSYTIFLNGLCQHFDIRGFKPVKLASKVYMSLYAEGSHVEPHIIHANAMLKVCWWHRDMEVLWEVAGALPESGKLAPDLMTYTTLLGAVAGSTRTATSELYKGNIKTAERKQVEVEPLLQRRAQGIQEAKRVWADIIYQWKKGQVPMDNYLAHAMAHMLQENSSCDHDVWCVFALYNQTAGIPIFAEEPPKERIESTSEKKRVSSPHSDAGLEDDIPFVDEGDRLHDTEPEEIEDVEAEENFDHLFDPVVGTVKPPAKTRLSMWDEATLPRYIEVGNRELTMLLKACLSITQGTAAAKEYWRYLTQGDEPKVVPDAVSYHAYLRILRAARASRESVEVVRNMTRDPTGPTEGKTFRISMASCTRDRRNPNVFRHANELLDLMANGTALPDARSITQYLDLVHSLEDSPDLLMSLAGLESGADAKSNNLSALGVKLKASLITSAAERLCPLIRDLDEAVSSELLGEKSRQSYLARIAKTNPSAAIRGEDALKALTMTRRLFDSVKEVKQHVPPETFKEVQRHAELLKKYSDKSIIPKFRNTLVGATAEQMNRLAEREVPSA, from the exons ATGCTTCGTTGCGGCAATGCCACCGCTCTCCGGTCCGGAAGCGTGGCAATGAAACCACTTCTCCGCACACAATGGCTCCGGACTACCCCGAGTCGATCTATCTTTCACATCGCGGAATCTGGACATCGTATAGGGACACCAGGGAGACAATTCGCACGGATTGGGAGCCTGCAGGCGAGGCGGATGCACGGGGCTGTGGCCGCGGAGGGCTCACCCGCCAGTTCCTCACGGGAGGAGACTGCACCTcgtgagaaggaggaacaaGAAGCAAGAGAGACCAAGCCTGCAGACTCTCATGGAAAACGAAAGTCTTTTGAGCCCAGTTCCACCTCAGACGAAAACGAGGTGCTTGATAAACGGACGCTACTGCGACGGCTTGTTCGGAGGGAATGGGTGCCGCAGAGGTACCTCGTTCCTCGCACCGTGTTGAATGCAGAGTTGAAATGGTTGCGTGACCCACATGCGCTGGCTGAGCGCGTCCGGCGTTGTCTGGCAGACGGACACCTGGCGCTTGGTCTGAAGCTCATTCAGGTGGCTCATCAAAAACGTTTCAAAGCCATTCCGGCTTTCAATCGGCTGCTGGAGTATCTCATGCGTGAGAAGGAGCCGGAACTTGCCTTTAAAGCTTGGAATGAC ATGAAAAAGCGAGGTATGGAACTGAACTCGAGATCTTACACTATCTTCCTGAACGGTCTCTGCCAGCACTTCGATATTAGAGGCTTCAAGCCGGTGAAATTGGCCTCTAAAGTCTACATGTCGCTCTACGCTGAGGGTTCCCACGTCGAACCCCATATTATTCACGCCAATGCAATGCTCAAGGTCTGCTGGTGGCACCGAGATATGGAAGTTTTATGGGAGGTTGCTGGCGCACTGCCGGAGTCCGGCAAACTAGCTCCAGATCTTATGACCTATACCACGCTATTAGGGGCTGTCGCAGGCAGTACGAGGACCGCAACATCGGAACTGTATAAGGGAAATATCAAGACGGCGGAAAGAAAGCAGGTTGAAGTCGAGCCGCTTCTGCAAAGGAGAGCTCAGGGTATCCAGGAAGCCAAACGGGTCTGGGCCGACATCATTTATCAATGGAAGAAGGGCCAGGTGCCCATGGACAACTACCTGGCTCACGCCATGGCCCACATGTTGCAGGAGAACTCAAGCTGTGACCACGATGTCTGGTGCGTGTTCGCATTGTACAATCAAACTGCCGGTATTCCGATTTTCGCGGAAGAGCCCCCGAAGGAAAGGATAGAGTCAACTTCGGAAAAGAAGCGAGTATCTTCTCCGCACAGTGATGCGGGCTTGGAAGACGATATCCCGTTCGTTGACGAGGGAGATAGATTACACGATACCGAAcccgaggagatcgaggatgtggaggcCGAGGAGAATTTTGATCATCTCTTTGACCCCGTTGTTGGCACGGTGAAACCGCCTGCGAAGACAAGGCTTTCGATGTGGGATGAGGCAACTCTTCCGCGGTATATTGAGGTGGGAAACAGGGAACTGACTATGCTTCTCAAAGCTTGCCTGTCGATAACCCAAGGGACGGCCGCTGCAAAGGAATATTGGCGGTACCTTACGCAAGGAGATGAGCCCAAGGTCGTACCTGACGCGGTTAGCTACCACGCGTACCTACGCATCCTCCGTGCTGCACGGGCTAGTCGTGAATCTGTGGAGGTAGTACGCAATATGACTCGAGACCCCACCGGACCTACAGAAGGAAAGACCTTCCGCATATCCATGGCCTCATGTACTCGGGATCGCAGAAACCCCAACGTGTTCAGACACGCCAACGAGCTTCTGGATCTCATGGCCAACGGCACCGCGCTTCCCGATGCTCGGTCAATAACCCAATATCTCGACTTGGTCCATTCACTGGAGGATAGTCCGGATCTGCTGATGTCCCTCGCTGGCCTTGAATCGGGGGCAGATGCTAAATCGAACAACCTCAGCGCTCTGGGAGTGAAGCTGAAGGCCAGCCTTATTACTTCTGCCGCAGAGCGTCTCTGTCCCCTAATTCGGGACCTCGATGAAGCCGTGTCCAGTGAGCTGTTGGGAGAAAAATCTCGACAGTCCTACCTGGCCCGGATAGCCAAGACCAACCCGTCGGCCGCGAtcagaggagaagatgccCTTAAGGCGCTTACCATGACACGAAGGTTATTCGACTCGGTCAAGGAAGTCAAGCAACATGTACCCCCGGAGACCTTTAAGGAGGTGCAGCGCCACGCCGAGCTTCTAAAGAAATACTCTGACAAGAGCATTATCCCGAAGTTCCGGAACACTCTGGTTGGAGCAACGGCGGAGCAGATGAACAGACTCGCCGAGCGAGAAGTCCCAAGCGCCTGA